DNA from Coffea arabica cultivar ET-39 chromosome 10c, Coffea Arabica ET-39 HiFi, whole genome shotgun sequence:
atgtatatatattgataCGCTAGGGTCCATTACGAGTTTAAGACGGTAGGGTCATCCACTGCAGACAATGCCCGCTCACAAGCTAGCCTTCCCAGTTCAAACGAATACTTTTTCACTTTGATGCGTTATTGCATGACATGGATCACAACCAAGTCTGCCCTTTCCCACCcgaaagtatatatatatatatgtggatACATAAAACAACCACGGCAGCCCCGCGAATTAATCAAAAGCTGCGTCACTGCACACTAGCGTCATTTCCTCCCTCCACTAAgccaagaaaaagagagggagaagaCGGTTCCGCCGTACATGGCGGCACCAAAACTGTCGAGGGCATCCCTACCCAAACACCAACCATTCAGAGCGGCGCCCTCCCAACCTCATTGGCAGAACGGCTGGATGTGGGGTTGAGAGTTGCATACATGAAGGTCGCAATTGGGGAAAAGCTGCGGGTGTGCCAACCATAAATTACCTTCACACATACTTGATCCCCAAAATATATACACCCTGAAAAATGCCACAAGAGCACCTTCCAGGTATATTGGCAGTCGCCCAAAGGACACGAGTGGGCAATGTCAAATCTATTCACAGAAGTTATCCTCCACAATTCAATGGAGAAGGAAAATTGTTTTTTTGGGTTGGCGGTTTTTTGGAGAGGTGAGGGGGGGCGGGTTGGAGGAAGATGCATGATCAAGTAAATCCTCGCACAGAGAACTGTTATTTATTTAACACCGGGACATAATTTCAGTTTAAACCAGGCATGGAAGCCTGTTCGGTACATAATACAACACACTGACTGAAGCATACTGAAGGACACCATCAACTTCTCCGAGAACAAACACTCCCTAGCCCGTAAGCCACCAGGAACATTTATGGCCTTCACATTGTTGGCCTTACATTGAGACGAGTAGCTATTTTCTGACCAAGAGATTTGTCAGCCTGCAAGACAATCAAGTACTGAATCAGCAAAACCTACATTTTTTTCCCAAGGTTAGACTACTACAGATGCAAGTTAGAAAAAAACAGGGAGGTATGTAGACATGAAAATTAGACCTGAGACCAGTATGAAATCCAGATACTGCGGATCTCATGGGTGACTCGTGCATCAGATAAAATATCAACCCATCGGCAGATAAATCTCTCTTGCCTGAGGAACACGGATCAATCAGAACTCCAGAAAAATGAAACGCATACCATCAGTCAAAGAGCCATTAAGCAGTAAGCACCAAGAAATACCTGTCAGGTGCCCAGGATCGGTATCTCTCTCCCGGTTGCTTGAAGTTGTTCTCCTTCGGAATAACAcactgccaaaaaaaaaaaaccacaaattTTAGGGTCACATCATTATCATATTTCACCAATCCAAAGGTCCAGCAGGACCAAAGACAATTCCAAAATTCAAAGAGAAATTCCAATCCATCAGCTAAGAACAAAGGCACTTGAGGAGAAGGCATGTAGACCTCCAAAGATCCCATGCAAGAAAAGAAACTATAGCAAGTACCATTAGCAGAAAAAGCAATAGCTCAATGGCTGGCATCCATAGTTTGCTCACAGGAAAACAGATAATGTCATGTTCAAGAAAGGGAGTAAGTTCTACTCGTTAATGTTCAGTATATCGCTTCAAAGGAGGACAGTTTGCAGCAGAGCAACTAAGGGCCTATTCTCAAATaattccaaatacctgattttAGCTTTTGATTCTTAAGAATTTAGTTTCTCTCTGTTGTCAATTGCCTTTTAAAACCTGCTTTTGGCTTTTTTGGAGCAAAATAGATGAAAATCAGAAGCGGCAAAACAGCTGCTTTTGGTACCAATTCTGCCAATTCTGAAAACTAGAAGCGATTGAGaacaaaccacaaaattcaagaCCTATTTATCACTTTCTTCCTCCTACTCATCTACATGCACTCTCTCCTATTTTAGGAGAGAGGAGGGGGAGGGAGGGGAGAAGCAAAGATTATGTATCATATATTCTTCAAATCCCAAGATGAAGTTATTAAGAGAACCGATTTTCCCAGATTTGATTAACTGCATAAAggtatcaattttttttccatagTTCCTTTATCTAGATTCAAACAACAGCAAGAGCCTGAAAGTAAGCAAATCTACTCATAGAAACTCACCCTGTCACGCTTTCCTCTCAGGACAGTAGAGGGGATGGGATGCCTCGCAGCATGACGAACAGGATCGAACCTTGAAGGGAAATAATCGACCTGAAAAAACATTGAACAAAAAAGTTTAGTACAACTAAGCATAAGATAAGCCCATTTTAACTCCCATTCACAAAGTCcctaagccaaaaaaaaaaaaactgaagtgATTTTATTGTAAAGCAACTACACAACAAAGTTGGAAAAACAGAATGGGTACTACTTCTggcattttttcatttttcaaactGTCCTCTATGCCTTGAGTCATGACCAATATGTTATAAGATAGCTTTCCACTCAACTCTTATTTACCCACTAATTCTTCATAACCTATTTATTTCACACATAGAATTTCCATTTTCACAGTACATAAAAATGAAGAACATCGATCTATCTGTCGGTGACTTCTTATCTCCAATCTTGAACATCTACAAGTTTTCATATCAACCACCAAGTTTATATTCACAACCACCTCATGTCACAAAAATGGTATCTAATGAAAAGTTACTTTATACCAGCAACCAGTCATAGATAATTATATTTACTAAATCACATAAAATGTAACCTTAAATGCTGAGTTTAACCAGGAAACTAACTGGTATAAAGAACAAGCAGGATGTCCTCAAAATGAAGACCAAATTAGAGAACGAGGCATAATTTGCGGTtcattattaccaaaagagggATCAGTACCTCTTCATCCCGGTGCATGAAGTTCATGAAACCATCATAGTGATTGTTGTGATGAGCACACTTGGGAGCATTTACTGGAAGCTGCATATAGTTTGGGCCAAGACGGTGTCGCTGGGTATCACCATATGCGAATATACGAGTCTGGAGCAGCTTGTCCTCTGTATAATATATCCCAGGTACAACAAAGGCAGGGTTAAATGCAAGCTGCTCGGTCTCAGCAAAGTAGTTGTCAATATTCTTGTTCAATACCAACCGGCCCACAGGTTGCAAAGGCAAAATATCTTCAGGCCAGATCTTGCTTACATCAAGCGGATCAAAATCAAACCGATCTTCATGATCAGGATCCATAATCTGGATAAAAAGTCTCCACTCCGGATAGTTTCCAGCAGCAATTGAGTCATAGAGATCCTGGGTAGCATGGCTATGATTTGATCCTCCAACCTTAATAGCTTCTTCCTCCAACAGGTTCTTCACTCCACAGGTTGGCTTCCAGTGGAACTTCACATAATGAGCTTTTCCAGCCTTGTCGATCAGAGTGTAAGCATGGACGCCAAAGCCTTCCATATGCCTGTAATCTTGTGGAATGCCGACATCATCTAAGAAGAAAGCAAACGTAAGCAAGCTCTCAGGATGATAGGAGAAGAAATCAAGGATTCTCCAATACTCCTGGATGTGGGTCTTTGGATTTGGTTTCAGAGCATGGATCGAATCTGGGAATTTCATTGCATCACGAACAAAAAAGACGGGGGTATTGTTTCCCACCAAATCGAAATTACCCTATCCAGATGCACAAAGCAACCATCAGCAGCTTATCAAGAGTGTCCAAGAAAATGCAGACCAAGAACTACATAAAACACCAACCACATAATCCAAGTCCCCTGAGATCATCTATTGTGCCCGGAAAGCTTATGTCCCTAGTTGTGGTGCTTACAAGTTAATTGAATGGATAAGCTGCATCTTGCTACTAAATCAACATACGCTTTCAGAAGGGGAAGCTCCCAATTTTTACAACGCCAAAGTGTGCTATGTGTGTGGTGGAGGGCAACAAAGTTAGGACAACTATTAGTCGTGTTTTATTCACATCCATATGTGTTGAATTTGAGAACTTCAATGCCATGGAATACCAAAGGAAGGCTTCACAATGGTTGGCTAATTGGCAAAAATTATAAATTGCTAGAATGACACGTCCAATTGAGCAGCTGTACATCATGCAAATTCAGCTCTTCAAAATTCTGTGATTGTCTCTAAGAACAACTCGTATCCATTACTTTCCAGATATGAGACAAAGAGGCTTGACATGTTAACTAAACAACACATGTCAGTGGCTTTCTGCTGATTTAATTCTTAATATGTGCGCAGCATATGAATCCATCTAGTTGACTGACGGATTAGCAGAACTATTTTCTGAAGGAAAACAACAGAACTTACCTCCCTAGTGTAAAATTTCACAGCAAAACCTCGGATGTCCCTGAGGGTTTCAGGACTTCCACGCTCATGAACAACAGTTGAGAAACGGACAATGACAGGTGTCTGAACTCCTGGAGCACGAAGAAAATCAGCACAAGTGAGATTAGAAATGTCATGAGTGACCTCAAAGAAGCCCTTGGCACTGGCTCCCCTGGCATGAACGACACGCTCCGGAATCCGTTCACGGTCGAAATTTGCAAGTTTCTCCACCAAATGATAATCCTCGAGAAGAACCGGACCTGGCACATGAAGAAGACGAAAAGCTAAATACTTGTAATCACAAAATGTCATATTAAAATAAACCAGGTGGTCGTCACAATAAAGTTTCAATATCAGAATATTAAAAGTAAAAACTAATTGTATGTCTACATTCAGGACTTCTTAAcgtatttattttattaaaaaaccgGAACTTTCTGATAAAGATCTCATGGCATTTAGAATATAGAGGAAACAAATAGATATAGGTAAAACCAAAATGagttttgtgaattttgtatttttcaAGCTGCTGCATCTAATGAGTAAGAAATAACAGCAAGTCATAACACATGATTCAATCccaaaataaaccaaataaTGACATTTCTAACAAACGGGGGATAAAGTTGCATAAACAATAAGAATCTTAGATcatagaaaagaaaggaaagaaaacagtAAAAGCACCTCTGGTTCCAACGGTGAGAGAGGAGTTATTGTCCCAGACAGGGGCACCTGAACTGGTTGTCCAGAAG
Protein-coding regions in this window:
- the LOC140016067 gene encoding catalase isozyme 3-like is translated as MDPYKHRPSSAFNSPFWTTSSGAPVWDNNSSLTVGTRGPVLLEDYHLVEKLANFDRERIPERVVHARGASAKGFFEVTHDISNLTCADFLRAPGVQTPVIVRFSTVVHERGSPETLRDIRGFAVKFYTREGNFDLVGNNTPVFFVRDAMKFPDSIHALKPNPKTHIQEYWRILDFFSYHPESLLTFAFFLDDVGIPQDYRHMEGFGVHAYTLIDKAGKAHYVKFHWKPTCGVKNLLEEEAIKVGGSNHSHATQDLYDSIAAGNYPEWRLFIQIMDPDHEDRFDFDPLDVSKIWPEDILPLQPVGRLVLNKNIDNYFAETEQLAFNPAFVVPGIYYTEDKLLQTRIFAYGDTQRHRLGPNYMQLPVNAPKCAHHNNHYDGFMNFMHRDEEVDYFPSRFDPVRHAARHPIPSTVLRGKRDRCVIPKENNFKQPGERYRSWAPDRQERFICRWVDILSDARVTHEIRSIWISYWSQADKSLGQKIATRLNVRPTM